From Triticum aestivum cultivar Chinese Spring chromosome 4A, IWGSC CS RefSeq v2.1, whole genome shotgun sequence, a single genomic window includes:
- the LOC123086658 gene encoding uncharacterized protein, whose translation MEDSQVLVHAEDSQALVHAEDSRALVHAEDSRALVNAEDTQALVQAEDNQVLVQVEDGDVLVEGDEDQILLEPEKDPVPREQFLFIGQEFTNVDTCRSAIKDMAVALHFQLRVVKSDRSRFIAKCNTEGCLWRVHVAKCHGVPTFTVRTLQGEHTCEGVQDLHHQQATVNWVARSVEARLRDNPQIKPKEILQDIRDQHGVAVSYMQAWRGKERSMAAVHGTLEDGYRLLPAYCDQIGKTNPGSVAVYKGAGPENSFQRLFVSFHASIYGFLNACRPLLEIDKADLKGKYLGTLLCASAVDADHMMFPVAFGVVDSESDENWMWFISELRKMLGVNTDKMPVFTIISERQPQVVEAVEVNFPTAFHGFCLRYVSENFREEFKSPKLLNLFWSAVYALTTAEFDSKVKDMMQVQDVMPWFQNFPPNLWAVAYFEGIRYGHFSLAITEILYNWALECHELPIVQTVEYIRHQLTCWFTERQNLALSLNSVLVPSAEKLISESISDSRCYQVLRANKVEFEIVSSERTNIVDTQTRFCSCRRWQIYGIPCAHAAAALLSCGEDPRLYAHDCFSVMKYRETYSQRIYPIPDRIHWSNSSSGPRGLYKSDMILRPPKIRRPPGRPKMKILKMESLKRPKRIVQCGRCHLLGHSQKKCSLRS comes from the coding sequence ATGGAGGACAGCCAGGTATTAGTTCATGCGGAAGACAGTCAGGCTTTAGTTCATGCCGAAGACAGCCGGGCTTTAGTTCATGCGGAAGACAGTCGGGCTTTAGTTAATGCGGAAGACACCCAGGCTTTAGTTCAGGCTGAGGACAATCAGGTTTTAGTTCAGGTGGAAGATGGCGATGTTCTAGTTGAGGGGGATGAAGACCAGATTTTACTCGAGCCAGAGAAGGACCCTGTACCGCGTGAGCAATTCCTTTTCATTGGCCAAGAGTTTACCAATGTTGACACTTGCCGGAGTGCCATCAAGGATATGGCTGTTGCTCTGCATTTCCAGCTCCGCGTCGTGAAATCAGATCGTAGCCGATTCATTGCCAAATGCAACACAGAAGGATGCCTGTGGCGTGTGCATGTGGCCAAGTGCCACGGTGTTCCAACTTTCACGGTCCGGACATTGCAAGGAGAGCACACATGTGAGGGTGTTCAGGACCTACATCATCAGCAGGCTACTGTTAACTGGGTGGCTAGGTCTGTTGAGGCAAGGCTAAGAGATAATCCGCAGATTAAGCCAAAAGAGATATTGCAGGATATTCGGGACCAGCATGGGGTTGCTGTGTCTTATATGCAGGCATGGCGCGGAAAGGAGAGAAGCATGGCTGCTGTTCATGGTACCCTTGAGGATGGATATCGCCTTCTTCCTGCATACTGTGACCAGATTGGAAAGACAAATCCTGGTAGCGTTGCAGTATACAAAGGGGCTGGGCCAGAGAATTCCTTCCAACGGCTCTTTGTTTCATTTCATGCATCTATTTATGGTTTCTTAAATGCGTGTAGACCCCTTTTGGAAATTGACAAGGCAGATCTAAAGGGCAAGTATCTTGGGACATTGCTATGTGCTTCGGCTGTTGATGCTGATCACATGATGTTCCCTGTAGCATTTGGTGTTGTTGATTCTGAAAGTGATGAGAACTGGATGTGGTTTATTTCAGAACTGAGGAAGATGCTTGGTGTTAACACAGATAAGATGCCTGTCTTCACAATAATCTCTGAGAGACAACCACAGGTGGTTGAAGCGGTCGAGGTCAACTTCCCAACTGCTTTTCATGGATTTTGCTTGAGATACGTGAGTGAGAATTTCCGCGAGGAGTTCAAGAGTCCTAAACTTCTGAACCTTTTCTGGAGTGCCGTTTATGCTCTCACAACAGCAGAATTTGATTCAAAGGTAAAAGATATGATGCAAGTTCAAGATGTCATGCCGTGGTTCCAGAATTTTCCACCAAACCTCTGGGCAGTTGCTTACTTTGAGGGTATCAGATATGGCCATTTTAGTCTTGCGATAACTGAGATATTATATAACTGGGCCCTGGAGTGTCATGAGCTTCCCATTGTGCAAACTGTTGAATACATCAGGCACCAACTAACCTGCTGGTTTACTGAACGTCAGAACTTGGCCCTATCCCTTAACTCAGTTCTTGTTCCATCTGCTGAGAAACTTATTTCTGAATCCATTTCTGATTCAAGATGTTATCAAGTACTCAGAGCAAACAAGGTGGAGTTTGAGATTGTGTCATCTGAGCGAACAAACATTGTGGATACTCAAACCAGGTTCTGCTCGTGCCGTCGCTGGCAAATTTATGGTATTCCATGTGCACATGCTGCTGCTGCACTACTTTCATGTGGCGAAGATCCTCGCCTGTATGCACATGATTGCTTTAGTGTAATGAAGTATAGGGAAACTTACTCTCAGCGGATCTATCCAATTCCAGACAGGATCCACTGGAGCAATTCGTCCTCTGGGCCGCGAGGCCTATACAAATCAGACATGATACTTCGCCCACCAAAGATCCGAAGGCCTCCTGGCCGTCCCAAAATGAAGATTCTCAAGATGGAAAGCTTGAAACGGCCGAAACGGATCGTTCAGTGTGGCCGGTGTCATCTTCTTGGGCATTCTCAGAAAAAGTGTTCATTACGAAGCTGA
- the LOC123082182 gene encoding cyclic nucleotide-gated ion channel 18 has translation MAGFLQRHVLPPFRRPPLPFFRHGASSSNQPPGRRPWTPSRILDPGDDVVLNWNRLFLVTCMVGLFVDPMYFYLLYAKTQACVKMNMGIGVAVTAMRTVADLFYLAHMILKFRTAFVAPSSRVFGRGELVRDPDQIAIRYLKNDFIIDLAAMLPIPQIIIWFVIPAVSTTSANHTNNTLSMIVLIQYIPRVFLIISLNSKIVKSSGVVTRTAWAGAAYNLLLYTLASHVLGALWYLLSIERQYTCWVDQCTSDNGTDPRVPICDMSYLDCKSLEDPVRMKWHAASNITKQCGLPGARFEYGLFEDALKLDIVDASFFEKYLYCLWWGFRNLSSYGQNLQNSTYAGETIFCILICIMGLVFFSHLIGNMQTYLQSMTVRLEEWRVKRRDIEEWMRHRQLPLELQERVRRFFQYKWLATRGVDEESILQSLPLDLRREIQRHLCLALVRRVPFFSQMDEQLLDAICERLVSSLSTKDAYIVREGDPVSEMLFIIRGELESSTTDGGRTNFFSSITLRPGDFCGEELLTWALMPNPSLNFPQSTRTVRSVTEVEAFALRAEDLKYVANQFKRLHSKRLQHAFRYYSHQWRSWGACFVQGAWRRYKKRKLARELMKQEGLLYDGQGDAGDDDGQGGAGAIAGADASTPLLGEYKGGSGAAASSSAEGGDGGGTHLGATFLASKFAKNTKKGAHQKSMSQRIDDVSTMKFPKLAKPDEPDFSLHSEDTL, from the exons ATGGCCGGCTTCCTCCAGCGCCACGTCCTCCCGCCCTTCCGCCGCCCGCCGCTCCCCTTCTTCCGCCACGGCGCCTCCTCCTCCAACCAGCCCCCGGGCCGCCGGCCATGGACGCCCAGCCGCATCCTCGACCCCGGGGACGACGTCGTCCTTAACTGGAACCGCCTCTTCCTCGTCACCTGCATGGTCGGCCTCTTCGTCGACCCCATGTACTTCTACCTCCTCTACGCCAAGACGCAGGCGTGCGTCAAGATGAACATGGGCATCGGCGTCGCCGTCACCGCCATGCGCACCGTCGCCGACCTCTTCTACCTCGCGCACATGATCCTCAAGTTCCGCACCGCCTTCGTCGCGCCCAGCTCGCGCGTCTTCGGGCGCGGCGAGCTCGTCAGGGACCCCGACCAGATCGCCATCCGGTACCTCAAGAACGACTTCATCATCGATCTCGCCGCCATGCTCCCGATTCCCCAG ATCATTATCTGGTTTGTGATACCAGCTGTGAGCACCACCTCAGCAAACCACACCAACAACACGCTCTCGATGATCGTGCTGATCCAGTACATACCCAGAGTGTTCCTCATCATATCCCTCAACTCCAAGATCGTCAAGTCCAGTGGAGTGGTCACAAGAACTGCCTGGGCAGGGGCCGCCTACAACCTGCTTCTCTACACGCTggccagccat GTTCTGGGAGCCCTGTGGTACCTGCTGTCCATAGAGAGGCAGTACACCTGCTGGGTGGACCAATGCACAAGCGATAATGGCACTGACCCCAGGGTGCCCATATGTGACATGAGCTATCTGGACTGCAAATCGCTCGAGGATCCTGTTCGGATGAAGTGGCACGCGGCTAGCAACATCACTAAGCAGTGCGGACTTCCCGGGGCGAGATTTGAGTACGGGTTGTTCGAGGATGCTCTGAAGCTTGATATCGTCGATGCGTCCTTCTTCGAGAAGTATCTCTACTGCCTCTGGTGGGGTTTCCGGAACCTGAG TTCTTATGGACAGAACTTGCAGAACAGCACCTACGCAGGGGAGACTATATTCTGCATCCTGATCTGCATCATGGGCCTTGTTTTCTTCTCACATCTCATTGGAAACATGCAG ACGTACTTGCAGTCGATGACGGTGAGGCTGGAGGAGTGGCGGGTGAAGCGGCGCGACATCGAGGAGTGGATGCGTCACCGGCAGCTTCCCCTGGAGCTCCAGGAGCGCGTCCGGAGGTTCTTCCAGTACAAGTGGCTGGCCACCAGGGGCGTCGACGAGGAATCCATCCTCCAGTCGCTGCCCCTCGACCTCCGCCGCGAGATCCAGCGCCACCTCTGCCTCGCCCTCGTCCGGCGG GTGCCCTTCTTCTCGCAGATGGACGAGCAGCTGCTGGACGCCATCTGCGAGCGGCTGGTGTCGTCGCTGAGCACCAAGGACGCGTACATCGTGCGGGAGGGCGACCCCGTGAGCGAGATGCTCTTCATCATCCGTGGCGAGCTGGAGAGCTCGACGACGGACGGCGGCCGGACCAACTTCTTCAGCTCCATCACGCTCCGGCCGGGGGACTTCTGCGGCGAGGAGCTGCTGACGTGGGCGCTGATGCCCAACCCGAGCCTCAACTTCCCGCAGTCCACGCGCACGGTGCGGTCGGTGACGGAGGTGGAGGCGTTCGCGCTGCGCGCCGAGGACCTCAAGTACGTGGCCAACCAGTTCAAGCGCCTCCACAGCAAGCGGCTGCAGCACGCGTTCCGGTACTACTCCCACCAGTGGCGGAGCTGGGGCGCGTGCTTCGTGCAGGGCGCCTGGAGGCGGTACAAGAAGAGGAAGCTCGCCAGGGAGCTCATGAAGCAGGAGGGGCTCCTCTACGACGGTCAgggcgacgccggcgacgacgacgggcaggGCGGGGCcggcgccatcgccggcgccgACGCCAGCACGCCGCTGCTCGGCGAGTACAAGGGCGGCTCTGGCGCGGCGGCGTCGTCGTCcgcggagggcggcgacggcggcggcacgcACCTGGGCGCCACGTTCCTGGCATCCAAGTTCGCCAAGAACACCAAGAAGGGCGCGCACCAGAAGAGCATGTCGCAGCGGATCGACGACGTGTCCACCATGAAGTTCCCCAAGCTGGCCAAGCCGGACGAGCCGGATTTCTCTTTGCACTCCGAGGACACGCTGTAA